In one window of Dokdonia sp. PRO95 DNA:
- the kdsA gene encoding 3-deoxy-8-phosphooctulonate synthase: MKLSNIPKIKHTDANNFFLLCGPCAIEGEDMAMRIAEKVVKITDTLKIPYVFKGSFRKANRSRVDSFTGIGDEKALEILAKVSAEFDVPTVTDIHESSDAALAAQYVDVLQIPAFLVRQTSLVVAAAKTGKVVNLKKGQFMSPESMKHAVQKVLDTGNENAWITDRGTMFGYQDMIVDFRGIPTMKEFAPTVLDVTHSLQQPNQSSGVTGGRPDMIETIARAGIVNNVDGLFIETHFDPANAKSDGANMLDLAHLERLLGNLVAIRKVVNTL; this comes from the coding sequence ATGAAACTTTCTAACATACCTAAAATAAAACATACAGATGCCAATAACTTTTTTCTACTATGCGGACCATGCGCTATAGAGGGAGAAGACATGGCAATGCGCATAGCAGAGAAAGTTGTAAAAATTACTGACACTCTAAAAATACCGTACGTTTTTAAAGGTAGCTTTAGAAAGGCAAATCGTAGTAGAGTAGATAGCTTTACCGGCATAGGAGATGAAAAAGCTCTTGAGATTCTAGCTAAGGTTTCGGCAGAGTTTGATGTCCCAACAGTAACAGACATTCACGAAAGTTCTGACGCTGCTCTTGCGGCACAATATGTAGATGTACTTCAGATTCCTGCATTTCTGGTAAGACAAACTTCTCTTGTAGTCGCTGCTGCCAAAACAGGCAAAGTAGTAAACCTCAAGAAAGGACAGTTTATGTCTCCAGAATCCATGAAACATGCTGTACAAAAAGTACTCGACACAGGTAATGAAAATGCTTGGATTACAGATCGCGGAACTATGTTTGGCTATCAAGATATGATTGTTGATTTTAGGGGAATCCCTACAATGAAAGAATTTGCACCTACGGTACTCGACGTTACTCACTCGCTACAACAACCCAACCAATCAAGCGGAGTAACTGGAGGGAGACCAGACATGATTGAAACTATTGCTAGAGCAGGTATTGTAAATAATGTAGACGGATTATTTATTGAAACTCACTTTGACCCGGCAAATGCAAAAAGTGATGGCGCAAATATGCTTGATCTTGCACATCTTGAAAGACTACTAGGTAATCTTGTTGCAATTAGAAAGGTGGTAAACACCTTATAA
- a CDS encoding flavin reductase has translation MKKILHFDDDAIIAMDKRYRANFINSVTGYKSANLIGTISKDDHENLAIFSSITHIGSNPAMLGFIMRPTTVPRHTYTNIKETRSFTVNHINTEIVLPSHQTAAAYEENVSEFVATGLETEYLNNWRAPFAKQAHIKIACEYVNEYKIEENGTILMIGAVKGVTLPDNCLQEDGWIDLETSMGVAINGLDAYASPKIIDRFSYAKPDKLPTSIKK, from the coding sequence ATGAAAAAGATACTACATTTTGACGACGATGCCATAATCGCGATGGATAAGCGCTACCGTGCAAACTTTATTAATAGTGTTACCGGTTACAAAAGCGCAAATCTTATAGGTACCATATCTAAGGATGATCATGAAAATCTAGCGATTTTTAGCTCTATCACACATATAGGAAGCAATCCTGCAATGTTGGGCTTCATTATGAGACCTACCACAGTCCCTAGGCATACCTATACAAATATTAAAGAGACAAGAAGTTTTACCGTAAATCATATTAATACTGAAATCGTCTTACCATCTCACCAGACAGCGGCAGCATATGAGGAAAATGTATCAGAATTTGTCGCTACAGGTTTAGAAACTGAATATTTAAACAATTGGAGAGCTCCATTTGCAAAACAAGCTCACATTAAAATCGCCTGCGAATACGTAAACGAATACAAAATTGAGGAAAATGGAACTATCTTAATGATAGGCGCAGTCAAGGGAGTAACTTTACCAGATAACTGCCTGCAAGAAGATGGATGGATAGATCTAGAAACATCTATGGGAGTAGCCATAAACGGACTTGACGCTTATGCTTCTCCAAAAATTATAGACAGATTTTCTTATGCAAAACCTGATAAGCTGCCCACTTCTATCAAGAAGTAA
- a CDS encoding class I SAM-dependent methyltransferase has translation MKEQFQDYFNTNKETWEKKVSVHAESSFYDMPRFLNGKSSLNSYELDALGDVNGKSLLHLQCHFGQDTLSWARMGALATGVDISEEAITLSRKLNKQLGLSAEFVCCNVLDTSNHVHEQFDVVFTSYGVIGWLPDLKPWALMIAQRLRSGGTFYIVEFHPIVWMFDYTGNKPVMKYGYHQDEPVYEEYEGTYAQPDAAITSKEYGWNHGLGEVVSALIDAGLKIEFLKEHDASPYDVLPDLIKNENGLYESKDHLYPLIFEIKATKV, from the coding sequence ATGAAAGAGCAGTTTCAAGATTACTTCAACACCAACAAGGAAACTTGGGAAAAGAAGGTTTCTGTCCACGCAGAGAGTAGCTTTTATGATATGCCAAGATTTTTGAATGGTAAAAGTTCTCTCAATAGCTATGAGTTAGATGCGTTGGGAGATGTAAATGGTAAAAGTTTACTCCATCTTCAGTGTCATTTTGGACAAGATACTTTGAGTTGGGCAAGGATGGGTGCTTTGGCTACCGGGGTAGATATTAGTGAGGAGGCGATTACGCTTTCGCGAAAGCTAAACAAGCAACTAGGTTTGTCTGCTGAATTTGTGTGCTGTAATGTTCTAGATACTTCAAACCATGTTCATGAGCAATTTGATGTTGTTTTTACGAGTTATGGGGTGATAGGGTGGTTGCCAGATTTGAAACCTTGGGCGCTTATGATTGCACAGCGATTAAGAAGTGGAGGAACTTTTTATATAGTAGAGTTTCATCCCATTGTCTGGATGTTTGATTATACAGGAAATAAGCCAGTAATGAAATATGGTTATCATCAAGATGAACCAGTTTACGAAGAATATGAGGGGACTTACGCTCAACCTGATGCAGCTATAACAAGTAAAGAGTATGGATGGAATCATGGTTTAGGAGAGGTGGTCTCTGCCTTAATAGATGCGGGTCTTAAGATAGAATTTCTAAAAGAACACGATGCTTCTCCTTATGATGTTCTTCCAGATTTAATTAAAAATGAAAATGGCCTTTACGAAAGTAAAGACCATTTATATCCATTAATTTTTGAGATAAAAGCTACTAAAGTTTAG
- the msrA gene encoding peptide-methionine (S)-S-oxide reductase MsrA produces the protein MKIIAYLTTLITFMACNHNTKPMTEPTAMLEPVEATYQDGLSRAYFASGCFWCVEAIFESVKGVDEAISGYSGGKEDNPTYKQVSYGNTTHAEAVEVIYDPKVVSFQQLVDVFFGSQNPTTKNRQGPDAGPQYRSIAFYQNDSEKKIIDKTIAALNESTYDGKISTQVLPFQKFWIAEAYHQDYEKNNPNNPYIQNVSIPRYKRFAQKFPELLKEDAH, from the coding sequence ATGAAAATCATTGCCTACCTCACTACACTTATCACATTTATGGCTTGCAATCATAATACCAAGCCTATGACTGAACCTACAGCCATGCTTGAGCCAGTAGAAGCAACATATCAAGATGGGCTGAGTAGAGCATATTTTGCTAGTGGATGTTTTTGGTGTGTAGAAGCAATTTTTGAAAGCGTAAAAGGAGTTGACGAGGCTATAAGTGGCTATAGTGGAGGAAAGGAAGACAACCCAACATACAAACAAGTAAGCTACGGAAACACGACTCATGCAGAGGCTGTAGAAGTAATTTACGATCCGAAGGTAGTCTCTTTTCAACAGCTAGTTGATGTGTTTTTTGGATCACAGAATCCGACCACAAAAAACCGTCAAGGACCGGATGCTGGACCACAATATCGCTCTATCGCTTTCTATCAAAACGATAGCGAAAAGAAAATAATAGATAAGACTATTGCTGCCTTAAACGAGTCTACCTACGATGGTAAAATAAGCACACAAGTACTACCTTTTCAGAAATTTTGGATTGCAGAGGCATACCATCAGGATTATGAAAAGAACAACCCAAACAACCCATACATTCAAAATGTATCAATACCTAGGTATAAACGTTTTGCACAGAAGTTTCCAGAATTACTAAAAGAAGATGCGCACTAA
- a CDS encoding zinc ribbon domain protein has translation MAKKKEATVEEKLRSLYDLQLIDSRVDEIRNVRGELPLEVEDLEDEVAGLNKRIEKLENDLKLVDDSIKAKKIQIDDSKASIKKYSEQQKNVRNNREFNALSKEVEFQELEIQLAEKNIREYKAQIEQKGDVITQTKERLAERETHLKHKKNELDAILSETEKEEQALLAKSAEYETNIEERLVKAYKRIRSSVRNGLAIVPIERGASGGSYFTIPPQVQVEIAGRKKIITDEHSGRILIDSELANEQHEKMTKLFKKL, from the coding sequence ATGGCAAAGAAGAAAGAAGCAACAGTAGAAGAAAAACTACGCTCGCTTTACGATTTACAACTTATAGACTCACGTGTGGACGAGATCCGCAATGTACGTGGAGAGCTTCCATTGGAAGTTGAAGACCTTGAAGATGAAGTAGCTGGTCTTAACAAGCGCATCGAGAAGTTGGAAAACGATTTAAAATTGGTGGACGACTCTATCAAGGCTAAAAAAATCCAGATAGATGACTCAAAAGCATCTATAAAGAAATACTCTGAGCAGCAAAAGAACGTACGTAACAACCGTGAGTTTAATGCTTTAAGTAAAGAAGTAGAGTTCCAAGAACTTGAAATTCAACTTGCAGAGAAAAATATACGTGAATATAAGGCCCAGATTGAACAAAAGGGAGATGTAATCACGCAAACTAAGGAACGTCTTGCAGAACGCGAGACTCACCTTAAGCACAAGAAAAACGAGCTAGATGCTATCCTTTCTGAAACAGAGAAAGAGGAACAAGCACTTCTAGCTAAAAGTGCGGAATATGAAACTAACATTGAAGAGCGCTTAGTTAAAGCTTACAAGAGAATCCGTTCTAGTGTACGCAACGGTCTTGCAATTGTACCTATAGAGCGTGGAGCTTCTGGAGGATCTTACTTTACAATCCCACCACAAGTTCAGGTTGAGATTGCTGGACGCAAGAAAATCATCACAGATGAGCACTCTGGTCGTATCTTAATAGATAGTGAACTTGCAAATGAGCAGCATGAAAAAATGACAAAGCTATTTAAAAAGCTGTAA
- a CDS encoding Nif3-like dinuclear metal center hexameric protein, which yields MKVKDVSTIINEWAPLAYAEDFDNVGLLVGDPLQEVTNILVSHDALENVVDEAVAKNCNLIVCFHPIIFSGLKRLTASNYVQKVVQKAIKNDIAIFAIHTALDNVEHGVNFGMCKALNLSNTKILIPKQHHIYKLTTYVPHASVKSVSDALFSAGAGSLGNYEECSFEVEGRGSFKGNDNCNPVIGQRGSRHIEPETQLHLTFEKHLKSKILQTLFENHPYEEVAYEITSLENTLQNVGMGMIGNLDKEISEVDFLAFAKAQFKTGGIRHSQLIGKPIKKIAVLGGSGAFAIKSAKAQGADVLVTSDLKYHDYYQAEGSILLCDVGHYESERYTKNLICDYLTEKISTFAIILSEENTNPINYF from the coding sequence ATGAAGGTAAAAGATGTAAGTACTATAATTAATGAATGGGCACCACTTGCCTATGCAGAAGATTTTGATAACGTTGGTCTTCTTGTAGGGGATCCTCTGCAAGAAGTGACCAATATTCTTGTCTCACATGACGCACTTGAAAATGTAGTTGATGAGGCTGTTGCAAAAAACTGCAACCTCATTGTATGCTTTCATCCTATTATTTTCTCAGGATTAAAAAGGCTCACAGCAAGTAACTATGTGCAAAAAGTGGTTCAAAAGGCTATTAAAAATGATATTGCCATTTTTGCAATTCACACTGCGCTAGATAATGTAGAGCACGGTGTTAACTTTGGAATGTGCAAAGCTCTCAATCTATCAAACACTAAGATTTTAATCCCTAAACAGCATCATATTTACAAACTCACCACTTACGTTCCTCACGCATCTGTAAAAAGTGTGAGCGATGCTTTGTTTTCGGCGGGAGCAGGAAGTTTAGGTAATTATGAAGAGTGCAGCTTTGAGGTTGAAGGTAGGGGTTCTTTCAAAGGAAATGACAATTGTAATCCTGTAATAGGCCAAAGAGGCTCGAGACATATTGAACCAGAAACACAATTACATCTTACGTTTGAAAAGCACCTTAAGTCTAAGATTTTACAAACTCTTTTTGAAAATCACCCTTATGAAGAAGTTGCCTATGAGATTACTTCACTAGAAAATACGTTGCAAAATGTAGGCATGGGGATGATAGGTAATCTTGATAAAGAAATAAGTGAGGTGGATTTTTTAGCTTTCGCGAAAGCGCAATTCAAAACAGGCGGTATACGTCACTCACAATTAATAGGAAAACCTATAAAAAAAATAGCCGTACTGGGAGGAAGTGGAGCCTTTGCTATTAAAAGTGCAAAAGCTCAAGGAGCCGATGTGCTTGTAACTTCAGATTTAAAATACCACGACTATTACCAAGCTGAAGGCAGCATTCTTTTATGCGATGTAGGGCATTATGAAAGCGAACGATATACGAAAAACTTAATATGCGACTATCTTACAGAAAAAATTAGTACTTTTGCAATCATTTTATCTGAGGAAAATACCAATCCTATCAACTATTTTTAA
- the lpxK gene encoding tetraacyldisaccharide 4'-kinase: protein MRKLRLLLFPVAGIYYLVTLTRNKLYDTGIFKSKKYDIPVICVGNLSVGGTGKSPMTEFVVRLLRDDYRVATLSRGYGRKTKGYLDVNPENEATMVGDEPLQFAQKFKNIQVAVCEDRQTGIETLLSKVNAPEVVVLDDAYQHRKVEAGFYILLTAYSDLYSNDFLLPAGNLREPRAGAGRADVVVVTKCPENLSPKEQASIVASLDVNKTQQVYFSTISYDEKVYSALGPVSLNRLKVKNVTLVTGIANPKPFSAYLASQGLSFSHEAYGDHHNFTNSEVNELDKLDCILTTEKDYVRLRPLLKMKDLYYLPIKAHFIDGEELLTADIKNFVSSF, encoded by the coding sequence ATGAGAAAACTACGTCTCTTGTTATTTCCCGTTGCGGGAATTTATTATTTAGTTACGCTTACGCGAAATAAGCTCTACGACACTGGTATATTTAAGTCAAAAAAATATGATATTCCAGTTATATGTGTGGGTAATTTGAGCGTGGGAGGAACTGGAAAATCCCCAATGACTGAGTTTGTAGTTCGGCTTTTACGGGATGATTATCGAGTAGCTACGCTTAGTAGAGGCTACGGCCGAAAAACTAAAGGATATCTCGATGTTAATCCAGAAAATGAAGCAACTATGGTAGGTGATGAGCCATTGCAATTTGCTCAGAAATTTAAAAATATCCAAGTTGCAGTTTGTGAAGATCGACAAACTGGTATCGAAACATTATTGTCAAAAGTTAATGCTCCTGAAGTTGTAGTTCTGGATGATGCTTACCAGCATAGAAAGGTAGAAGCTGGGTTTTATATACTATTAACAGCATATAGTGATTTGTATAGTAATGATTTCTTGTTGCCAGCTGGAAATTTAAGAGAACCTCGAGCTGGTGCGGGTAGGGCAGACGTTGTAGTTGTAACTAAGTGTCCAGAAAATTTAAGTCCAAAAGAGCAAGCATCTATTGTTGCGTCTTTAGATGTAAATAAAACTCAGCAAGTATATTTTTCAACAATCTCATATGATGAGAAGGTGTATTCTGCACTAGGGCCTGTGTCGCTAAACCGCCTTAAGGTAAAGAATGTTACGCTAGTGACGGGAATTGCAAATCCTAAGCCGTTTTCGGCCTACTTGGCTAGTCAAGGACTGTCATTTTCTCATGAGGCGTATGGAGATCATCATAATTTTACAAACTCGGAGGTTAATGAGCTCGATAAGTTGGATTGCATCCTTACTACAGAAAAAGATTATGTGAGACTTCGTCCGCTACTTAAGATGAAAGATCTCTACTATTTACCAATAAAAGCTCATTTTATTGATGGTGAGGAATTGTTAACCGCAGATATTAAAAACTTTGTTTCAAGCTTTTAA
- a CDS encoding response regulator has product MNLLLVRFLLALLLSYPVISIAQERENIEETLTNDKIDSLLKRAVIAVSDRNYNHAIDILKYSRDLATDIGHTKRVGLASGTLAKLYFQLNDYEKALVENERAIALQKETKSFDLLGQSYITATQLALIKKDTTTALQYISNGVTTLENSTRNDLKAQLYTLKGDILRDNKSHLEAITSYNKGIEYAKNENSDYLKTQALTNKALSLAELGRLEEADETLLEVATLLSSNNFPSISTTLLKVKHLLAQGRGNYKEANDYLTSYYQSTNQHALNKISSVPLPTSDSPELDDMVTRLKQNIEIEEDRNSRAMRLTLVLSIALCSILALLTLSLYKNNNLRAKANELLQAKNVELVIARDNAEKASMVKAQFLSTITHELRTPMYAVTGLTHLLLSENPTEDQKKHLDSLKFSGEYLLSLINNILDLNKLEANKVEVEETSFNIKKRIEDVLFALGKSARDKGNKLHIDFDSNIPTELLGDPLMISQVLINLVGNAIKFTRDGDVWVRVQKISQGESDIKLHFEIEDNGEGISKKKQKTIFQNFTQGSVAINRKFGGTGLGLSIVKNLLDLLNSEIVLESTLGKGTTFKFDLNYNLSKTAPGESNANDMAYEIDYNALENRHILVVEDNKINQMITRKILEKNKITCETADNGEIAVEKARTEQFDLILMDIHMPGISGIEATEQIRLFNKDIPILALTAVTIDENIDEFHAVGFNDIIPKPYKVEEFFQKIYNGLRNSKVLS; this is encoded by the coding sequence ATGAATTTGCTATTAGTACGTTTTCTTCTAGCGCTTCTTCTTTCTTATCCTGTGATAAGTATTGCCCAAGAAAGAGAGAATATAGAGGAAACGCTTACCAATGATAAAATAGACTCGCTTCTCAAGCGAGCTGTAATTGCAGTTTCCGATCGCAATTACAACCATGCCATTGACATACTAAAGTATTCTAGAGATCTAGCAACAGACATAGGCCACACGAAGCGTGTAGGTCTTGCCTCTGGAACCCTTGCCAAACTATATTTCCAACTCAACGATTATGAAAAAGCTCTTGTTGAAAATGAGCGCGCAATAGCTTTGCAAAAAGAAACTAAGAGCTTTGATCTCTTGGGACAGAGCTACATTACTGCAACCCAACTCGCGCTCATAAAAAAAGATACCACAACTGCTTTACAATATATCTCTAATGGTGTAACAACTCTCGAAAATAGCACACGAAATGACCTAAAGGCTCAATTATACACTTTAAAAGGCGACATTTTAAGGGATAACAAAAGCCACTTAGAAGCTATAACATCTTACAACAAAGGCATTGAGTATGCGAAAAACGAAAATAGCGACTACTTAAAAACTCAAGCTCTCACCAATAAAGCGCTAAGCCTTGCAGAATTAGGAAGACTTGAAGAAGCAGATGAAACCTTACTAGAGGTCGCAACGCTATTGAGTTCAAACAATTTCCCAAGCATCAGCACAACGTTATTAAAAGTCAAACATCTTTTAGCTCAAGGTCGTGGGAACTATAAAGAAGCAAATGATTACTTAACATCATACTATCAGTCTACAAATCAACATGCGCTTAATAAAATATCAAGCGTACCCTTACCCACATCAGACAGTCCAGAACTTGATGATATGGTGACACGATTAAAACAAAATATTGAAATAGAGGAAGACAGAAACTCTAGAGCTATGAGACTAACACTTGTACTCAGCATCGCTCTTTGCTCTATTCTTGCACTGCTCACGCTATCGTTATATAAAAACAACAACCTGAGAGCAAAAGCAAATGAACTTTTACAAGCCAAAAACGTCGAGCTTGTCATTGCAAGAGATAACGCAGAAAAGGCTTCTATGGTTAAGGCACAGTTCCTCTCTACAATAACACATGAATTGCGGACACCAATGTATGCCGTTACGGGACTGACCCACTTACTCCTTTCTGAAAACCCAACGGAAGATCAGAAAAAGCACCTTGACTCATTAAAGTTTTCTGGAGAGTACCTACTTTCTCTCATAAACAACATTCTAGATCTCAACAAACTAGAAGCAAATAAAGTAGAGGTTGAAGAAACTTCCTTTAATATAAAGAAACGCATTGAAGACGTATTATTTGCTCTTGGCAAATCTGCCCGAGATAAAGGCAACAAATTACATATTGACTTTGACTCTAACATTCCTACAGAACTCCTAGGAGATCCATTAATGATCTCTCAAGTACTCATAAATCTAGTAGGAAATGCAATAAAATTTACCCGCGATGGTGACGTTTGGGTTCGTGTGCAGAAAATTAGTCAAGGCGAATCAGACATCAAACTTCACTTTGAGATAGAAGATAATGGAGAAGGAATCTCAAAGAAGAAACAAAAAACAATTTTCCAAAACTTCACACAAGGCTCTGTAGCAATTAATAGAAAATTTGGAGGTACAGGACTAGGCTTGTCTATTGTCAAAAATCTTCTTGACTTATTAAATAGTGAGATTGTACTTGAGAGCACCCTAGGTAAAGGAACCACCTTTAAGTTTGACCTTAATTATAATCTATCTAAAACAGCACCTGGCGAATCAAATGCAAACGATATGGCATACGAAATAGATTATAATGCCCTTGAAAATCGTCATATTCTTGTAGTAGAAGACAATAAAATAAACCAGATGATTACACGTAAGATTCTTGAGAAAAACAAGATCACGTGTGAGACAGCCGATAATGGTGAGATTGCTGTTGAGAAAGCTCGCACAGAGCAATTTGACCTTATTTTAATGGATATTCATATGCCTGGAATAAGTGGTATAGAAGCTACTGAACAAATACGTTTGTTTAATAAAGACATTCCAATACTAGCACTTACGGCCGTCACTATAGACGAAAATATTGATGAATTTCATGCCGTAGGATTTAATGACATCATCCCTAAACCATATAAGGTAGAAGAGTTTTTTCAAAAAATATACAACGGTCTTAGAAATAGTAAGGTACTTAGCTAG